One segment of Brassica napus cultivar Da-Ae chromosome C3, Da-Ae, whole genome shotgun sequence DNA contains the following:
- the LOC106388845 gene encoding heavy metal-associated isoprenylated plant protein 32 isoform X2: MSKEEFMNIQTCVLKVNIHCEGCKQKVKKILHKIEGVFTTKIDADQGKVTVSVSGSVDPSVLIEKLAKSGKHAEVWGAPKGNNNPNQSHDSHLVNQLKGRQIDNKKGSGGKNNNNDKCPKNVGSGGGGNNPHQIQKMKGFQDMKLPQQLKDLNGSVPENKNQKQPGAKFNVPEEEEDDYFSDDDDEFTDVGDEDSDDDEFDDLPSPSNKMKPNMMMPNNQQMMMNANLGGGPTKNGGKGVYGGGGGKGDSGGAGNQNQGGGKNGGQNANGVHQQDGKNGGGPNVGGGGLPAGFLPMGGGVPPNMSMPIGGLMGMGGLMGNIPAVHGLPATGASGIPPGYFQRAGPDPIQMQHQQQQQQYLAAVMNQQRAMENERFQPMMYARPPLAVNYMPPHIHLHQYPNPYDPYPYPPHGNDQYSHVSNEENTSSCDIM, from the exons ATGAGCAAAGAAGAGTTCATGAACATCCAG aCGTGTGTTCTTAAAGTGAATATACACTGCGAAGGTTGTAAGCAAAAAGTCAAGAAAATCTTGCATAAAATCGaag GTGTTTTCACGACCAAGATTGATGCAGACCAAGGGAAAGTGACTGTCTCTGTCTCTGGGAGCGTAGATCCTTCAGTTCTCATCGAGAAGCTCGCCAAATCTGGTAAACATGCTGAAGTCTGGGGAGCTCCAAAGGGCAACAACAATCCAAATCAGTCTCATGACTCTCACTTGGTGAATCAGTTAAAGGGAAGGCAGATTGACAACAAAAAAGGCAGCGGTGGTAAGAACAATAACAATGATAAATGCCCGAAGAATGTTGGAAGTGGAGGTGGAGGTAACAATCCACACCAGATACAGAAGATGAAAGGGTTTCAAGATATGAAGCTTCCTCAGCAGTTAAAGGATTTGAATGGCTCTGTTCCTGAGAACAAGAACCAAAAGCAGCCAGGAGCGAAGTTCAATGTtcctgaggaggaggaggatgattATTTTAGTGATGACGATGACGAGTTTACTGATGTTGGTGACGAGGACTCTGATGACGATGAGTTTGATGATCTCCCTTCTCCGTCTAATAAGATGAAGCCTAACATGATGATGCCTAATAATCAACAAATGATGATGAACGCCAATCTTGGCGGTGGTCCCACCAAAAACGGCGGTAAGGGAGTTTACGGCGGTGGCGGTGGAAAAGGTGATTCTGGAGGCGCTGGGAATCAAAACCAAGGCGGAGGCAAGAACGGCGGCCAAAACGCCAATGGTGTACATCAACAAGATGGTAAAAATGGCGGTGGTCCAAACGTCGGAGGTGGTGGACTTCCGGCCGGTTTTCTTCCCATGGGAGGCGGAGTACCACCAAACATGAGCATGCCAATTGGTGGTCTAATGGGTATGG GTGGTCTGATGGGGAATATTCCGGCTGTTCATGGATTACCGGCCACCGGTGCAAGCGGTATACCGCCAGGTTATTTCCAAAGGGCCGGGCCAGATCCAATTCAAATGcaacatcaacaacaacaacaacagtatTTAGCAGCGGTTATGAACCAGCAACGTGCTATGGAAAACGAACGGTTCCAACCAATGATGTACGCAAGGCCACCACTGGCAGTTAACTATATGCCACCGCACATACACCTACACCAATATCCGAATCCTTATGATCCATACCCGTATCCACCTCATGGGAATGATCAATACTCTCATGTCTCTAACGAGGAGAACACATCAAGCTGCGATATTATGTGA
- the LOC106388844 gene encoding BTB/POZ and MATH domain-containing protein 2, whose product MDATRVCSEVPGSSKSTVTSLTESTSRTETINGSHEFKISGYSLAKGMGIGKYVASDTFMVGGYSWAIYFYPDGKSPEDNSVYVSLFIALASEGADVRALFELTLVDQSGNERHKVHSHFGRTLESGPYTLKYRGSMWGYKRFFKRTLLESSDYLKDNCLLVRCCVGVVKSHTEGPRSYNIPVPVSDLGHQFGKLLESGKGVDVTFQVDGETFPAHTLVLAARSPVFRAQLFGPLKNQNTKRIDIEDMEAPIFKMFLHFIYWDELPDMEDIMGTDLKWASTLVAQHLLAAADRYALERLRTICESKLCEGISINTVATTLALAEQHHCFQLKAACLKFIALPQNLKAVMETDGFDYLKESCPCLLSELLEYVARLSEHSLTSTGQRKELYADGGDGNGRRVKQRLL is encoded by the exons ATGGACGCGACTAGGGTTTGCTCGGAGGTTCCCGGATCTTCGAAATCGACCGTCACCTCTCTCACGGAGTCGACCTCTCGCACGGAGACCATCAACGGCTCACACGAGTTCAAGATCAGCGGCTACTCTCTCGCCAAAGGGATGGGGATAGGCAAGTACGTGGCTTCCGATACGTTCATGGTCGGTGGATACTCGTGGGCGATCTACTTCTACCCGGATGGGAAGAGTCCTGAGGATAACTCTGTCTACGTGTCTCTGTTTATAGCTTTGGCGAGCGAAGGGGCTGATGTTAGGGCTTTGTTTGAGCTGACGCTTGTGGATCAGAGTGGTAATGAGAGGCATAAGGTTCATAGCCATTTCGGTAGGACTCTTGAGAGCGGGCCTTATACTCTTAAGTACAGAGGAAGTATGTG GGGATACAAGCGGTTTTTCAAGAGGACGCTTCTGGAGTCATCGGACTATCTCAAGGACAATTGCCTCTTGGTCCGGTGCTGTGTGGGCGTGGTGAAGTCACATACCGAGGGACCGAGGAGTTACAATATCCCGGTGCCGGTTTCCGACTTGGGTCATCAGTTTGGAAAGCTTTTGGAGAGTGGGAAAGGAGTTGATGTTACATTCCAAGTTGATGGTGAAACGTTTCCTGCTCACACGTTGGTTCTTGCAGCTCGTTCTCCAGTTTTCAGGGCACAGCTTTTTGGACCGTTGAAGAACCAAAATACCAAACGCATAGACATAGAAGACATGGAAGCTCCCATTTTCAAG ATGTTCCTACATTTTATCTACTGGGACGAGTTGCCTGATATGGAAGACATAATGGGGACAGACTTGAAATGGGCATCGACCCTTGTGGCTCAGCATCTTCTTGCAGCTGCAGACCGTTATGCACTTGAGCGGCTTAGAACAATCTGCGAGTCAAAACTCTGTGAAGGAATCAGCATAAACACAGTAGCGACCACCTTGGCTTTGGCAGAGCAGCATCATTGTTTCCAGCTAAAAGCTGCGTGTCTCAAATTCATAGCATTGCCACAAAACCTGAAAG CTGTGATGGAAACGGATGGGTTTGATTATCTCAAGGAAAGCTGCCCGTGCTTACTAAGTGAGCTGCTGGAGTATGTAGCTAGGCTGAGTGAGCATTCTTTAACATCAACGGGGCAGAGGAAGGAGTTGTATGCTGATGGTGGTGACGGGAATGGGAGACGAGTGAAGCAGCGGTTACTCTAA
- the LOC106385635 gene encoding uncharacterized protein LOC106385635 has translation MTEKGPILSPAPNQLLLQRWSPLLQWRFGALTALVFFLVLFVWSIDGFSIQTFAEPWRLSAYSIRVSFSPSPSPSPSPKPPLIEPQKPTTGPRNLNAQKKTNLTSNSTPWIAAESGKNYTAKLIENWLAPGGAPCSEAKTVEISLPGVDGIDTAELTAGEIHEFKFQALDESKNAVCIGGDYFETDLSGENWKSRPPVKDYGNGSYSMSLQVHPDFAGEFNLTVILLFRHYQGLKLSPARLGVDRNLRNVRLRFVKKPDVALPELRTCKKSDFTRDAWSGRWTRLDKNESCQISNDGRYRCLPADFPCGRPWCEGALGVIESNGWVYSSHCSFQMFSGDDAWDCLKNKWIFFWGDSNHVDSIRNMLNFVLGRPEIPAVPRRFDMKFSNPKNESETVRITSIFNGHWNDTQNYQGLDSLKDQGFRELLKKYFSEDRVPDAMVVNSGLHDGIHWTSPRAFEKGAETAAAFWKGVFDGVKSRGLQPPEVVFRNTVATGGYARTLPFNPSKMEAFNGVFLEKMRDKGLVTSVVDNFDMTYPWHYDNRCNDGVHYGRAPAKMMWRDGEIGHQYFVDLMLVHVLLNALCVR, from the coding sequence ATGACGGAGAAAGGACCGATTCTGTCTCCGGCTCCAAACCAGTTACTTCTCCAACGGTGGAGTCCTCTACTTCAATGGCGTTTCGGTGCTCTCACAGCACTCGTCTTCTTCCTCGTGTTATTCGTGTGGAGCATCGACGGTTTCTCTATACAAACCTTCGCTGAGCCATGGAGGCTCAGTGCGTACTCCATCCGCGTCAGTTTCTCTCCGTCTCCTTCCCCTTCACCCTCACCGAAACCTCCTCTTATAGAGCCCCAAAAGCCCACGACAGGCCCACGAAATCTAAACGCGCAGAAGAAGACGAATCTCACTTCGAACTCGACCCCGTGGATCGCCGCCGAGTCGGGGAAGAATTACACGGCGAAGCTAATTGAAAACTGGTTGGCTCCGGGAGGTGCACCGTGCAGTGAGGCGAAGACCGTCGAGATTTCACTTCCCGGCGTCGACGGGATTGATACGGCGGAGCTAACCGCCGGGGAGATCCACGAATTCAAATTCCAAGCCTTGGACGAATCGAAAAACGCCGTTTGCATCGGCGGGGACTACTTCGAGACTGATTTATCCGGCGAGAACTGGAAATCGAGACCGCCGGTGAAAGATTACGGCAACGGAAGTTACTCAATGTCGTTGCAGGTTCATCCTGACTTCGCCGGTGAATTTAACCTCACCGTTATTCTTCTCTTCCGTCATTACCAAGGCCTTAAGCTCAGCCCCGCGCGTCTAGGCGTTGACCGGAATCTTCGCAACGTCCGGTTACGCTTTGTCAAGAAGCCTGACGTTGCTCTGCCGGAGCTCCGGACATGTAAAAAGTCCGACTTTACTAGAGATGCGTGGTCGGGACGATGGACAAGGCTGGATAAGAACGAGAGTTGCCAGATCAGCAACGACGGACGTTACCGTTGCCTTCCCGCGGACTTCCCTTGTGGGAGACCGTGGTGCGAGGGGGCTCTTGGAGTTATAGAGAGCAATGGTTGGGTTTACTCCAGTCATTGCTCTTTCCAGATGTTCTCAGGAGATGACGCGTGGGACTGCTTGAAGAACAAATGGATCTTCTTTTGGGGAGATTCGAACCACGTTGACTCCATCAGAAACATGCTGAACTTCGTGTTGGGTCGTCCGGAGATACCCGCTGTACCGAGGAGGTTTGACATGAAGTTCTCTAACCCGAAGAACGAATCAGAGACTGTTAGGATCACGAGTATCTTCAACGGCCATTGGAACGACACGCAGAACTATCAAGGTCTTGATTCGCTTAAAGACCAAGGGTTTAGAGAGTTGCTCAAGAAGTACTTCTCGGAAGACCGTGTTCCAGACGCTATGGTCGTGAACTCTGGCTTACACGACGGGATTCACTGGACCAGTCCTAGAGCCTTTGAGAAAGGCGCTGAAACCGCAGCTGCGTTTTGGAAGGGAGTTTTCGACGGGGTCAAAAGCAGGGGGTTGCAGCCGCCTGAAGTGGTTTTCAGGAACACGGTCGCTACGGGTGGTTACGCGAGAACGCTGCCGTTTAACCCGAGCAAAATGGAGGCGTTCAACGGAGTGTTTCTagagaaaatgagggataaagGGTTGGTCACAAGCGTGGTGGATAACTTTGATATGACGTATCCTTGGCATTATGATAATAGGTGTAACGACGGAGTTCATTACGGGAGAGCTCCGGCGAAGATGATGTGGAGGGACGGTGAGATAGGACATCAGTACTTTGTGGATTTGATGCTTGTTCACGTGTTGCTGAATGCATTGTGTGTGAGGTAG
- the LOC106385636 gene encoding transcription factor MUTE translates to MSHIAVERNRRRQMNEHLKSLRSLTPCFYIKRGDQASIIGGVVEFIKELQQLVQVLESKKRRKTLNRPSFPYDHQTLEPSILAAAATTTNTTTRVPFSRIENVMTTSTFKEVGACCNSPHANVEAKISGSNVVLRVVSRRIEGQLVRIISVLEKLSLQVLHLNISSMEETVLYFFVVKIGLECHLSLEDLTLEVQKSFVPEVIVPTN, encoded by the exons ATGTCTCACATCGCCGTTGAGAGGAATCGAAGAAGGCAAATGAATGAGCATCTTAAATCCCTTCGTTCTTTGACTCCTTGTTTCTATATCAAAAGG GGAGATCAAGCTTCGATAATCGGAGGAGTGGTAGAGTTCATCAAAGAGCTTCAGCAACTGGTGCAAGTTCTCGAGTCCAAGAAACGTCGAAAGACACTAAACCGGCCTTCTTTTCCTTACGATCACCAAACACTCGAGCCATCCATATTAGCCGCAgccgccaccaccaccaacaCAACCACTAGAGTGCCGTTTAGTCGAATCGAGAATGTAATGACCACAAGCACATTCAAGGAAGTGGGAGCATGTTGCAATTCCCCTCATGCTAACGTCGAAGCCAAGATCTCAGGCTCTAACGTTGTACTGAGAGTTGTCTCTAGGCGAATTGAGGGGCAGCTGGTGAGGATCATATCCGTCTTGGAGAAACTATCTCTTCAGGTTCTTCATCTCAACATTAGCAGCATGGAGGAGACTGTGTTGTACTTCTTTGTTGTTAAG ATAGGACTGGAGTGTCACTTAAGCTTGGAGGATCTAACCCTTGAGGTTCAGAAAAGCTTTGTGCCTGAAGTCATCGTTCCTACCAACTAA
- the LOC106388845 gene encoding heavy metal-associated isoprenylated plant protein 32 isoform X1, with translation MSKEEFMNIQTCVLKVNIHCEGCKQKVKKILHKIEGVFTTKIDADQGKVTVSVSGSVDPSVLIEKLAKSGKHAEVWGAPKGNNNPNQSHDSHLVNQLKGRQIDNKKGSGGKNNNNDKCPKNVGSGGGGNNPHQIQKMKGFQDMKLPQQLKDLNGSVPENKNQKQPGAKFNVPEEEEDDYFSDDDDEFTDVGDEDSDDDEFDDLPSPSNKMKPNMMMPNNQQMMMNANLGGGPTKNGGKGVYGGGGGKGDSGGAGNQNQGGGKNGGQNANGVHQQDGKNGGGPNVGGGGLPAGFLPMGGGVPPNMSMPIGGLMGMGMGDPMGNIPGGLCPMGGAGPSNMTIPIGGLMGNIPAVHGLPATGASGIPPGYFQRAGPDPIQMQHQQQQQQYLAAVMNQQRAMENERFQPMMYARPPLAVNYMPPHIHLHQYPNPYDPYPYPPHGNDQYSHVSNEENTSSCDIM, from the exons ATGAGCAAAGAAGAGTTCATGAACATCCAG aCGTGTGTTCTTAAAGTGAATATACACTGCGAAGGTTGTAAGCAAAAAGTCAAGAAAATCTTGCATAAAATCGaag GTGTTTTCACGACCAAGATTGATGCAGACCAAGGGAAAGTGACTGTCTCTGTCTCTGGGAGCGTAGATCCTTCAGTTCTCATCGAGAAGCTCGCCAAATCTGGTAAACATGCTGAAGTCTGGGGAGCTCCAAAGGGCAACAACAATCCAAATCAGTCTCATGACTCTCACTTGGTGAATCAGTTAAAGGGAAGGCAGATTGACAACAAAAAAGGCAGCGGTGGTAAGAACAATAACAATGATAAATGCCCGAAGAATGTTGGAAGTGGAGGTGGAGGTAACAATCCACACCAGATACAGAAGATGAAAGGGTTTCAAGATATGAAGCTTCCTCAGCAGTTAAAGGATTTGAATGGCTCTGTTCCTGAGAACAAGAACCAAAAGCAGCCAGGAGCGAAGTTCAATGTtcctgaggaggaggaggatgattATTTTAGTGATGACGATGACGAGTTTACTGATGTTGGTGACGAGGACTCTGATGACGATGAGTTTGATGATCTCCCTTCTCCGTCTAATAAGATGAAGCCTAACATGATGATGCCTAATAATCAACAAATGATGATGAACGCCAATCTTGGCGGTGGTCCCACCAAAAACGGCGGTAAGGGAGTTTACGGCGGTGGCGGTGGAAAAGGTGATTCTGGAGGCGCTGGGAATCAAAACCAAGGCGGAGGCAAGAACGGCGGCCAAAACGCCAATGGTGTACATCAACAAGATGGTAAAAATGGCGGTGGTCCAAACGTCGGAGGTGGTGGACTTCCGGCCGGTTTTCTTCCCATGGGAGGCGGAGTACCACCAAACATGAGCATGCCAATTGGTGGTCTAATGGGTATGGGTATGGGTGATCCCATGGGAAATATTCCGGGCGGTTTATGTCCCATGGGAGGTGCAGGACCATCAAACATGACTATACCAATAGGTGGTCTGATGGGGAATATTCCGGCTGTTCATGGATTACCGGCCACCGGTGCAAGCGGTATACCGCCAGGTTATTTCCAAAGGGCCGGGCCAGATCCAATTCAAATGcaacatcaacaacaacaacaacagtatTTAGCAGCGGTTATGAACCAGCAACGTGCTATGGAAAACGAACGGTTCCAACCAATGATGTACGCAAGGCCACCACTGGCAGTTAACTATATGCCACCGCACATACACCTACACCAATATCCGAATCCTTATGATCCATACCCGTATCCACCTCATGGGAATGATCAATACTCTCATGTCTCTAACGAGGAGAACACATCAAGCTGCGATATTATGTGA
- the LOC106388841 gene encoding F-box/kelch-repeat protein At3g06240-like — protein MYKKLIHFIGDALTETTKKNERRRREETTEKASLELPPEIIREILLRLPAKPIGRFRCVSKLFRSLSSDPKFAKIHLDLTLRNDAVHRKLIVSSHNLYALDLDAIGKRIRDLLAQELSYPLKEDPIKFDEMIKCHVGENMLKPYRRNWVEIIGSSHGLVCISPCEGALFLYNPTTGESKRLITAAGEEFQTLGFGFDDLTDDYKVVKLVADGDNVLKSSVYSLKSDSWRWIRDLSYEHKDCFSSGVTLRGAVHWVFANENQRVVLAFDFKTEEFREMLLPGEAEDCGHSYRNFVVGVTNGCLCLVNSCYEVHDDVWVMNEYGVESSWSRIRISLLYRSMKPLCSSENGEEVLLELDGDMVLYNFESHASRYLGIRGVKLSDGFEADAYVESLISPNSYGVL, from the coding sequence ATGTATAAGAAACTTATCCATTTCATCGGCGACGCTCTAACggagacgacgaagaagaatgAACGGCGGAGGAGAGAAGAGACCACCGAGAAAGCCTCTCTCGAGCTTCCTCCAGAGATCATCAGAGAGATCCTCCTCCGATTACCAGCAAAACCAATCGGGAGATTCAGGTGCGTCTCAAAGCTCTTCCGCTCCCTCTCATCGGATCCAAAGTTCGCAAAGATCCACCTCGATCTAACCCTCCGAAACGACGCCGTTCACCGTAAACTCATCGTCTCGTCACATAACCTCTACGCCTTAGACTTGGATGCAATCGGTAAAAGGATTAGAGATTTGTTAGCACAGGAGCTTAGCTACCCGCTTAAGGAAGATCCGATTAAATTCGATGAGATGATTAAGTGCCACGTGGGAGAGAATATGCTTAAACCGTATAGAAGAAACTGGGTTGAGATCATCGGATCTTCGCACGGTTTAGTGTGTATATCTCCGTGCGAAGGAGCTCTGTTCTTGTATAATCCAACCACCGGAGAATCAAAGAGATTAATCACCGCCGCTGGGGAAGAGTTTCAAACTCTTGGATTTGGATTTGATGATCTAACGGATGATTACAAAGTAGTGAAGCTCGTTGCTGATGGTGACAATGTACTTAAATCCAGCGTCTATTCGTTGAAGTCAGACTCTTGGAGATGGATCCGTGATTTGAGTTATGAGCACAAGGATTGCTTCAGCTCCGGTGTGACTCTCCGCGGCGCGGTCCACTGGGTGTTCGCTAACGAGAACCAGAGAGTGGTGTTAGCGTTTGATTTTAAAACGGAGGAGTTTCGAGAGATGTTGTTGCCTGGTGAGGCTGAGGATTGTGGTCATAGTTATAGAAACTTTGTTGTTGGGGTTACCAATGGGTGTCTTTGTTTAGTCAATAGTTGCTACGAGGTGCATGATGATGTTTGGGTGATGAATGAGTACGGTGTAGAGAGTTCGTGGAGTAGAATCAGGATCAGTTTGTTGTATAGGTCGATGAAGCCGTTGTGTTCGAGTGAGAACGGTGAGGAGGTTCTTCTGGAGCTTGATGGAGACATGGTGTTGTACAATTTCGAGAGTCATGCATCGAGGTATTTGGGGATTCGTGGTGTAAAGCTCAGTGATGGGTTCGAGGCTGATGCTTACGTAGAGAGTCTCATATCGCCTAACTCGTATGGTGTTTTGTGA